In one window of Undibacter mobilis DNA:
- a CDS encoding ABC transporter ATP-binding protein has product MEWHPLRAQPRRRGRLYRSTRNFLPADDFITVGPKPLIFSRGIRALTTQAHKWHLMTSTEKTIQIRNLTKRYAGNAVVDRVSLDVADGEFVTLLGLSGSGKSTTLMTVAGFVDPDEGAIIISGRDVTALEPEKRNLGVVFQNYALFPHLNVFDNIAFPLKMRGVAKAKIETEVGRVLDLVSLQGYGQRRISQLSGGQQQRIALARALVFAPRVLLMDEPLGALDRQLREQLQTEIRRIHRQLGVTILYVTHDQEEALSMSDRIAIMAHGRIQQVGTPSEIYLSPSNRFVAGFFGESNFLDVSLERSDGSNVILRPKTAPGIALRAAHRQQSGGTPASVMVRPEAIAIDTASDATFDNNLAGTVEHIDFLGATTRIVVRTEAGPMTVRTGRLDAVTRIAPGSEVWLKWQATETMAYPADTQEAAPENPAAEPQSAG; this is encoded by the coding sequence GTGGAGTGGCATCCGCTTCGAGCTCAGCCCCGTCGTCGCGGCCGCCTCTACCGTTCTACTCGCAATTTCTTGCCTGCTGATGATTTTATTACGGTGGGTCCGAAGCCGTTAATTTTTTCACGCGGCATCCGCGCCCTCACGACGCAAGCGCATAAATGGCACCTTATGACATCGACCGAAAAAACGATCCAAATTCGCAATCTGACCAAGCGCTATGCCGGCAATGCCGTCGTCGATCGCGTGTCTCTCGATGTGGCTGACGGAGAATTCGTGACGCTGCTCGGCCTCAGCGGCTCCGGCAAATCGACGACACTGATGACCGTTGCCGGTTTCGTCGATCCCGATGAAGGTGCGATCATCATCTCCGGCCGCGATGTCACGGCGCTGGAGCCCGAGAAGCGCAATCTCGGTGTCGTTTTTCAGAACTATGCCCTGTTTCCGCATCTGAACGTGTTCGACAACATCGCCTTTCCCCTGAAAATGCGCGGCGTCGCCAAGGCGAAGATTGAGACCGAAGTCGGTCGGGTGCTCGACCTGGTTTCGCTGCAGGGCTACGGCCAGCGGCGCATATCGCAGCTGTCCGGCGGCCAGCAACAGCGCATCGCGCTGGCGCGAGCGCTGGTGTTCGCGCCTCGCGTCCTGCTGATGGATGAGCCGCTCGGCGCGCTTGACCGCCAGCTCAGGGAGCAGCTGCAAACCGAAATCCGGCGAATACACCGGCAGCTTGGCGTTACGATCCTCTATGTGACCCACGACCAGGAGGAAGCGCTGTCGATGTCGGATCGCATCGCGATCATGGCCCATGGACGCATTCAACAGGTCGGGACGCCATCGGAGATTTATCTGTCGCCCTCAAATCGCTTCGTCGCCGGCTTTTTTGGTGAATCGAACTTCCTGGACGTTAGCCTTGAGCGATCGGACGGATCGAATGTGATACTCCGACCGAAGACCGCGCCCGGCATTGCCTTGCGGGCGGCACACCGCCAGCAATCCGGCGGTACGCCGGCCTCTGTGATGGTGCGTCCTGAGGCGATCGCCATCGACACGGCGTCGGATGCCACATTCGACAACAATCTGGCCGGCACCGTCGAGCATATCGACTTTCTCGGAGCGACCACGCGCATCGTCGTTCGCACCGAGGCCGGCCCTATGACCGTTCGAACCGGCCGCCTCGATGCGGTGACGAGGATCGCCCCCGGCAGCGAAGTCTGGCTGAAATGGCAAGCCACTGAGACAATGGCGTATCCGGCGGACACGCAGGAAGCGGCGCCGGAAAATCCGGCGGCCGAACCTCAGTCAGCCGGTTAG
- a CDS encoding choline dehydrogenase — MATETYDSIIIGGGSAGCVVANRLSARSGRRVLLLEAGRQEQSPLIRMPAGFASVSSNSRFLWGYSTEPEPYLDNRRIACERGRLLGGCSSINAMAFVRGHPADFDGWATVAGAQWSYANCLPHFKSLERFSEPKGPRGNNGPLSVIAPEYSCALNELFVQACVSAGFPQVKDINATKPDGVGPMDQTIDHGERASAATAFLAPLRRHPNLEVRTAALVTRIVLSRGRAIGVEISTARGTSTIYANEIVLSAGTINSPQLLMLSGIGPSDHLRETGVEPVHDLPGVGQNLQDHVDVSLMKECVAPISASPLLAPHRKLLLGLRWLLSSGGPGATNHFEVAAYVRTSPELQRPDIQYCFIPMLTSTDGSRMGKGHGYQIAVMLLQPKSRGTVMLRDRNPLSPPLIRFNYLKEPDDIHSLRQGLVTLRRILDEAPMAAVSGEELSPGPSNVTDSDLDRFIRATAKSTHHPCGTCRMGNDDSSVVDGWGRVHGIEGLRVVDASIMPVITAGNINAPTMMIAEKIANHMLSGATARPRAQRAFGRTE; from the coding sequence ATGGCGACCGAGACTTACGACAGCATTATCATTGGCGGCGGGTCGGCGGGATGCGTCGTTGCAAACCGTCTCTCCGCTCGTTCGGGCCGGCGTGTTCTGCTGCTGGAGGCAGGCCGGCAGGAACAAAGCCCGCTCATCCGAATGCCTGCGGGCTTCGCGTCCGTCAGCAGCAACTCACGTTTTCTCTGGGGCTACAGCACTGAACCCGAGCCCTATCTCGACAACAGACGGATTGCGTGCGAGCGCGGACGTTTGCTTGGTGGCTGTTCGTCCATCAATGCAATGGCCTTCGTTCGGGGACATCCGGCTGACTTTGACGGCTGGGCCACGGTGGCCGGCGCTCAGTGGAGCTATGCGAATTGCCTGCCCCACTTCAAATCGCTGGAGCGTTTCTCCGAGCCTAAGGGCCCGAGAGGCAATAACGGCCCTCTCTCGGTCATTGCGCCAGAATATTCGTGTGCGCTGAACGAGCTCTTTGTGCAGGCGTGCGTTAGCGCCGGATTCCCCCAGGTCAAGGATATCAACGCGACCAAACCCGATGGCGTTGGTCCCATGGACCAGACGATCGACCACGGCGAACGGGCGTCGGCTGCGACTGCATTTCTGGCTCCGCTGCGGAGGCACCCCAATCTCGAAGTCCGTACGGCCGCTCTGGTCACAAGAATTGTCTTGTCGCGCGGCCGGGCTATTGGTGTCGAGATTTCAACCGCGCGCGGCACATCCACGATTTATGCCAACGAGATCGTCCTGAGCGCCGGCACAATCAATTCGCCGCAATTGCTGATGCTGTCTGGTATCGGTCCGTCTGATCACCTACGCGAGACAGGCGTCGAGCCGGTTCATGACCTCCCCGGTGTCGGCCAGAATCTTCAGGATCACGTTGACGTCAGCCTGATGAAAGAATGCGTCGCGCCGATTTCTGCGTCGCCTCTGCTTGCGCCCCACAGGAAACTGCTGCTCGGCCTGCGTTGGCTTTTGTCGAGCGGCGGCCCGGGTGCGACCAATCACTTTGAGGTAGCGGCCTATGTCCGCACGTCGCCCGAGCTCCAGCGACCTGACATTCAGTACTGTTTCATCCCCATGCTGACGTCGACCGACGGAAGCCGGATGGGTAAAGGCCACGGCTATCAGATCGCCGTGATGCTCCTGCAGCCGAAAAGCCGCGGGACGGTCATGCTGCGGGATCGCAATCCGCTTTCCCCGCCCCTTATACGGTTCAACTACCTGAAGGAACCGGATGATATCCATTCGTTGCGCCAAGGCCTTGTAACGCTCCGGCGAATTCTGGACGAAGCGCCCATGGCGGCGGTGTCCGGAGAGGAACTGTCGCCAGGCCCGTCAAACGTGACCGACTCCGACCTCGACCGTTTCATCCGGGCGACCGCCAAATCGACGCATCATCCCTGCGGCACCTGCCGCATGGGCAACGATGACAGTTCGGTCGTTGACGGCTGGGGCCGCGTGCATGGGATAGAGGGTTTGCGCGTCGTTGACGCTTCGATCATGCCGGTCATCACGGCGGGCAACATCAATGCGCCGACGATGATGATCGCGGAGAAAATCGCCAACCACATGCTTTCAGGCGCAACGGCCCGGCCGCGCGCGCAGCGTGCCTTTGGCCGCACGGAATGA
- a CDS encoding carboxymuconolactone decarboxylase family protein — MSSEMEKAAKVMFDEGLKHRREVLGPEYVDSSIANANDFMMAFQHITTEWCWGYGWSRPGLPRKTRSLLNLAMLTALNRGPEIKLHVRGAINNGVTVEEIQETLLHATIYCGIPAGLDAFKIANEVLKEMGKVSATPAKKP; from the coding sequence ATGAGCAGCGAGATGGAGAAAGCGGCGAAAGTGATGTTTGACGAAGGCCTCAAGCACCGCCGCGAAGTGCTCGGCCCGGAATATGTCGACTCGTCGATCGCCAATGCCAACGATTTCATGATGGCGTTTCAGCACATCACGACCGAATGGTGCTGGGGTTACGGCTGGTCGCGCCCGGGCCTGCCGCGCAAGACGCGCAGCCTGCTCAATCTGGCCATGCTCACCGCGCTCAACCGCGGCCCGGAAATCAAGCTGCATGTGCGCGGCGCGATCAACAACGGTGTCACCGTCGAAGAAATTCAGGAGACGCTGCTGCACGCCACGATCTATTGCGGCATTCCTGCCGGCCTCGACGCCTTCAAGATCGCCAACGAAGTCTTGAAGGAAATGGGTAAGGTGTCGGCGACGCCGGCGAAGAAGCCCTAA
- a CDS encoding enoyl-CoA hydratase, which produces MQEAPMTDKILSRKDGAVGHLIFNNPERHNAVSLDMWEATEAVVADFKADRNIRAMVVSGAGGKAFVSGADISRFEKDRSTEEAVKRYSVIVERAYAAFYDFPKPTIAMIRGYCIGGGMALAMCCDMRICSDNSKFGIPAAKLGLGYGFKGIKRLVDVVGPSFAKEIFYTARQFTAEEAERMGLVNRVVPSETLEQYVADYTATMAANAPLTVDSVKFIIGEVVKPDSERDLAACEAMVQACFASEDYKEGRKAFMEKRKPNFTGA; this is translated from the coding sequence ATTCAGGAGGCTCCGATGACCGACAAGATCCTGTCGCGCAAGGATGGCGCGGTCGGCCACCTGATCTTCAACAACCCGGAGCGACACAATGCGGTGTCGCTCGATATGTGGGAGGCGACCGAGGCGGTGGTCGCCGACTTCAAGGCCGATCGCAACATCCGCGCCATGGTCGTGTCCGGTGCCGGCGGCAAGGCCTTCGTTTCCGGCGCGGATATCTCGCGGTTCGAGAAGGACCGTTCGACCGAAGAAGCGGTCAAGCGCTACAGCGTCATTGTCGAGCGCGCTTACGCGGCGTTCTATGATTTCCCCAAGCCGACCATTGCCATGATCCGCGGCTATTGCATCGGCGGCGGCATGGCGCTGGCGATGTGCTGCGACATGCGCATCTGCAGCGACAATTCCAAGTTCGGCATTCCGGCGGCGAAGCTCGGCCTCGGCTACGGCTTCAAGGGCATCAAACGGCTGGTCGATGTCGTCGGGCCGTCTTTCGCCAAGGAAATCTTTTATACTGCGCGCCAGTTCACGGCCGAGGAGGCCGAGCGCATGGGGCTGGTCAACCGCGTCGTGCCGTCCGAAACGCTTGAGCAATACGTGGCCGACTACACCGCCACCATGGCCGCCAATGCGCCGCTCACGGTGGACTCGGTGAAGTTCATCATCGGCGAAGTGGTGAAACCGGACAGCGAGCGCGATCTGGCAGCCTGCGAGGCCATGGTGCAGGCCTGCTTTGCCAGCGAGGACTATAAAGAAGGTCGCAAGGCCTTCATGGAAAAGCGCAAGCCGAACTTCACCGGCGCGTAG
- a CDS encoding SDR family oxidoreductase, with protein sequence MLEGRCALVTGSIGGLGYAIAQALAEAGASIVLNALADRATGDAAAHRLSSDTGRNVVFDGADLTDVAAIERMFGNAQARFGTVDIVVNNAVVRHFSPVDQFRTEDWDRSMAVNVSAAFHCIRLAVPGMRAKGWGRIINMSSIFGARGAENRIDYVTSKTALLGMTRAVAIETALTGITCNAISPGAVPTPALLARVHEQAAGEGIIAAEAERRYAAARHPTERFVNPANVGVLAVFLCSPAAKDITGATLPMDGGWQAR encoded by the coding sequence ATGCTTGAAGGTCGCTGCGCGCTCGTCACCGGCTCGATCGGCGGCCTCGGCTACGCCATCGCCCAGGCGCTCGCCGAGGCTGGCGCCAGCATTGTTTTGAACGCCCTGGCGGACAGGGCTACCGGCGACGCCGCCGCCCACCGCTTGTCCTCTGATACCGGCCGTAACGTTGTTTTTGACGGCGCCGACCTGACTGACGTCGCCGCCATCGAACGCATGTTCGGGAACGCCCAGGCCCGGTTCGGCACAGTGGACATTGTCGTCAACAATGCCGTGGTGAGGCACTTTTCGCCCGTCGACCAGTTCAGGACGGAGGATTGGGATCGCTCGATGGCGGTCAATGTCTCGGCGGCCTTCCATTGCATCCGCCTCGCGGTGCCTGGCATGCGCGCCAAGGGCTGGGGGCGCATCATCAACATGTCGTCAATTTTCGGCGCACGCGGAGCCGAAAATCGTATCGACTATGTCACCTCCAAAACCGCTCTGCTCGGCATGACCCGGGCGGTCGCCATAGAGACCGCCCTCACCGGCATCACCTGCAACGCCATATCGCCCGGCGCGGTGCCAACGCCCGCTCTTCTGGCGCGCGTTCACGAACAGGCAGCCGGCGAAGGCATCATCGCAGCCGAAGCAGAACGTCGCTACGCGGCGGCCCGCCATCCGACCGAGCGTTTCGTCAACCCCGCGAATGTCGGCGTCCTCGCCGTGTTTCTGTGCAGCCCGGCCGCCAAAGACATTACCGGGGCAACGCTGCCGATGGACGGCGGCTGGCAGGCCCGATGA
- a CDS encoding ABC transporter permease yields MKPSPIPSALLSSFTLLVCVYLVMPTLAVAPLSITRTDFVVFPPQGFSLRWYEELFISDAWRSAMKNSFITASLTTLLATPIGTLVALGMARLRGSLLQPVNVIVLLPIIVPSIVIAVAMYGLLARANLIGTIPGLVVAHTVLALPFVVINVAAIMRKVDHRIEQAARSLGATPLKAFRLVVLPQLMPGVAAGALFAFLISFDDIVIALFISGVGAVTLPVQMWSGIRFELSPVVAAASTVLLAISCLLMILLRWVRSR; encoded by the coding sequence ATGAAGCCGTCGCCGATCCCCTCGGCCTTGCTGTCGAGCTTTACGCTGCTTGTCTGCGTGTATCTGGTCATGCCGACGCTGGCCGTCGCGCCGCTGTCCATCACGCGCACCGATTTCGTGGTGTTTCCGCCGCAGGGCTTCTCGCTGCGGTGGTACGAGGAACTCTTCATTTCCGATGCCTGGCGCTCGGCCATGAAGAACAGTTTCATCACCGCGAGCCTGACGACATTGCTGGCGACGCCGATCGGCACTCTTGTGGCGCTGGGCATGGCGCGCTTGAGAGGATCGCTACTGCAACCTGTCAATGTCATCGTGCTGCTGCCGATTATCGTGCCTTCAATCGTTATCGCAGTAGCCATGTACGGCCTGCTCGCGCGGGCAAATCTAATCGGCACCATTCCCGGCCTGGTGGTGGCCCATACCGTTCTTGCGCTGCCGTTCGTCGTGATCAACGTCGCTGCGATTATGCGCAAAGTCGATCACCGCATCGAGCAAGCGGCGAGAAGCCTCGGCGCAACGCCCCTCAAGGCGTTCCGGCTCGTCGTGCTTCCTCAACTGATGCCCGGAGTCGCTGCCGGTGCGCTATTCGCATTTCTGATCAGCTTCGACGACATTGTGATCGCGCTGTTCATCTCCGGCGTCGGCGCGGTGACGTTGCCGGTGCAGATGTGGAGTGGCATCCGCTTCGAGCTCAGCCCCGTCGTCGCGGCCGCCTCTACCGTTCTACTCGCAATTTCTTGCCTGCTGATGATTTTATTACGGTGGGTCCGAAGCCGTTAA
- a CDS encoding ABC transporter substrate-binding protein has product MRNSSNVTKNGISRRTLLAGAAALGGTLAAPTVLRAADTEVVFATWGGSWEAAMRKAWFEPFRAKTGIAVKTVSGNTYGKIEAMVTSGRTEWDVVESLSSFPFIGEKKGLLTPIDYAVVDKSVVANPDMITPYSIPQVLFSDVMTYSTKLNPAPKSWADMFDTKTYPGKRTFDGTQIATVIEAALLADGVAPNALYPIDVPRALKKLSTIRQDIQFYATNAQGQQYLSDGQCTVGMLPDGRALSIKNNGAPVNLGFGASIMSWTSLSILKGAPNASAAQKLLAYTLTPEAQAEVAKIYTYGPVVPKAMDLIPVERQNMLSGGPHMKGAVLRNEKWWSENLAMVSEKFDAWKLG; this is encoded by the coding sequence ATGCGTAACTCCAGCAACGTGACTAAGAACGGCATTTCGCGGCGCACGCTGCTCGCCGGGGCCGCCGCCCTGGGCGGGACTCTGGCCGCGCCCACCGTTCTGCGGGCCGCTGACACTGAAGTGGTGTTCGCCACCTGGGGCGGGTCCTGGGAAGCCGCCATGCGCAAGGCCTGGTTCGAGCCGTTCCGGGCCAAAACCGGCATCGCCGTCAAGACCGTCAGTGGCAACACCTACGGCAAGATCGAAGCGATGGTGACGTCCGGCCGAACCGAATGGGACGTTGTCGAAAGCCTTTCCAGCTTCCCCTTCATCGGCGAGAAGAAGGGCCTGCTGACGCCGATCGACTACGCCGTGGTGGACAAGAGCGTCGTCGCCAACCCCGACATGATCACGCCCTACTCCATCCCGCAGGTGCTGTTCTCGGATGTGATGACCTACAGCACCAAACTCAACCCGGCGCCGAAGTCCTGGGCCGATATGTTCGATACCAAGACGTATCCCGGCAAGCGCACCTTCGACGGCACGCAGATTGCGACCGTTATCGAGGCCGCGCTTCTGGCCGATGGTGTCGCGCCGAATGCGCTGTATCCTATCGATGTCCCGCGCGCGCTCAAGAAGCTCTCGACCATTCGTCAGGATATCCAGTTCTACGCCACCAATGCGCAAGGCCAGCAGTATCTGTCGGACGGCCAGTGCACCGTCGGCATGCTTCCCGACGGCCGCGCCCTGAGCATCAAGAACAACGGCGCCCCGGTTAACCTGGGATTTGGCGCGTCGATCATGTCGTGGACGTCGCTTTCGATCCTCAAAGGTGCACCGAACGCCTCGGCTGCACAAAAACTGCTCGCTTATACGCTCACGCCGGAGGCTCAGGCCGAAGTCGCCAAGATCTACACCTACGGCCCCGTTGTGCCGAAGGCGATGGATCTCATTCCAGTCGAGCGGCAGAACATGCTGTCGGGCGGCCCGCACATGAAGGGCGCCGTGCTCCGCAATGAGAAATGGTGGAGCGAGAATCTCGCAATGGTGAGCGAGAAGTTCGACGCGTGGAAGCTCGGGTGA
- a CDS encoding GntR family transcriptional regulator, with product MIAPSAKPDFRVEKIAAPLRQSVTESIRYAIALGRFTAGERLTERELCEMTGVSRTLVREALRQLESEGLIEVVPNRGPSVARLSAEQAEGVYQVRAELEGLACQLFAQFADNDQRAALHEAFRKLKRSFKDTDPLARLRAKNHFYDCLVDGTGNQALGDTLRLLNARIMLLRATSLRAPGRSAVSMAELSAMMEALDAKDGKKARALAEHHVHNAAKAAIELLYTQPEPAPAKPKRAAKQAAAARA from the coding sequence GTGATCGCGCCTTCTGCCAAGCCCGACTTCCGGGTCGAGAAGATCGCCGCGCCGCTGCGCCAAAGCGTTACGGAGAGCATCCGCTACGCCATTGCGCTTGGCCGTTTCACCGCAGGCGAACGGCTCACCGAACGCGAACTGTGCGAGATGACCGGCGTCAGCCGCACACTGGTGCGCGAGGCTCTGCGCCAACTCGAATCCGAAGGCCTGATCGAGGTGGTGCCGAACCGCGGCCCGAGCGTCGCGCGGTTGTCGGCCGAGCAAGCCGAGGGTGTCTATCAGGTGCGCGCCGAACTCGAAGGGCTTGCCTGTCAGTTGTTCGCCCAATTCGCCGACAATGATCAGCGCGCGGCGCTGCACGAAGCCTTCCGCAAGCTGAAGCGGTCGTTCAAGGACACCGACCCGCTGGCGCGCCTGCGCGCCAAAAATCATTTCTATGATTGCCTGGTCGATGGCACGGGCAACCAGGCGCTCGGCGATACGCTGCGGCTGCTCAACGCGCGCATCATGCTGTTGCGAGCCACGTCGCTGCGCGCGCCAGGGCGCTCGGCTGTCAGCATGGCCGAACTGTCCGCCATGATGGAAGCGCTCGACGCCAAGGACGGCAAGAAGGCCCGCGCGCTCGCGGAGCATCATGTCCACAACGCTGCCAAGGCCGCTATCGAATTGCTCTATACGCAGCCGGAGCCCGCACCTGCCAAGCCGAAACGTGCGGCGAAGCAGGCCGCCGCGGCAAGAGCCTGA
- a CDS encoding ABC transporter permease yields the protein MVERESRNGEREVRRVEARVIADGTGTGRGKSATALLLLLPGLALLTVVLAFPLASLVAGSFSGSAGPFTQYERIAGAPVYMLVLLRTVLISAATALLCLALGFPVAYRLTQASGLAKAAILLCIFLSFWTNLLVRGFSWMVLLNPNGVISHALEMLGIGFSVKLLYNTAGVLIGQTQILLPYMILPIAAVMSRADRTHVRAARSLGASPIKAFFYVYIPSVKTGIQAGLVLVFTLSLGSFIVPALLGGPEDTFLAQLIEFSINSTLNLGFASALATLLLATTLIIYWVADRWFGLGQVWSAR from the coding sequence ATGGTGGAGCGAGAATCTCGCAATGGTGAGCGAGAAGTTCGACGCGTGGAAGCTCGGGTGATCGCCGACGGTACTGGAACAGGCCGGGGCAAGTCGGCGACAGCCTTGCTGTTGCTGCTTCCCGGCCTGGCCCTTCTGACGGTGGTGCTGGCCTTTCCCCTGGCCTCCCTCGTCGCCGGCAGCTTCAGCGGCAGCGCAGGTCCGTTTACCCAGTATGAGCGTATTGCCGGCGCGCCGGTTTACATGCTCGTTTTGCTCCGGACGGTCCTGATCAGCGCCGCGACGGCCCTGTTGTGCCTGGCGCTCGGCTTTCCCGTCGCTTACCGACTGACCCAGGCCAGCGGGCTCGCCAAGGCAGCCATCCTGCTTTGCATATTCTTGTCGTTCTGGACGAACCTGCTCGTTCGCGGCTTTAGCTGGATGGTGCTTCTCAATCCGAACGGCGTTATCAGCCATGCGCTCGAAATGCTCGGCATCGGCTTTTCGGTGAAGCTGCTCTACAACACCGCCGGCGTCCTCATCGGACAAACGCAGATCTTGCTTCCCTATATGATCCTGCCGATCGCCGCGGTCATGAGCCGGGCAGACCGCACGCATGTGAGAGCCGCGCGCAGTCTCGGCGCCTCGCCGATCAAAGCGTTCTTTTACGTCTACATCCCCTCGGTCAAAACCGGAATACAGGCCGGGCTGGTGCTGGTCTTCACGCTCAGCCTCGGCTCTTTCATTGTCCCGGCGCTGCTCGGCGGCCCCGAAGATACGTTCCTGGCCCAGTTGATCGAATTCAGCATCAACAGCACCCTCAATCTCGGCTTCGCGTCGGCGCTTGCAACGTTGCTGCTGGCGACGACGCTGATCATATATTGGGTTGCCGATCGCTGGTTCGGACTCGGGCAGGTCTGGAGCGCGCGATGA
- a CDS encoding NAD(P)-dependent oxidoreductase, with product MSAKQELGFIGVGRMGIHMAGRLLEAGYGVTVFDLNETNVARLVQRGAKRAASPAEVASTAETVLASLPTPDIVKAVAAEVATGSKVKTFIDLSTTGPVAAKEVAAVLAAKGIAAVDAPVSGGPSGAEKGTVAVMVACPKDLAETLRPVVEVIGKMFWVGAEPGQGQAMKLVNNILSATAVAMTSEALAMGAKAGLDADTMIAVINSGSGRNTATEDKFPRCVLNRRFDFGFAIGLMHKDAKLAVQFAESLGVPMIVGNAVNQLLSITESIEGFNGDLTTTARTVEKWAGVEIKGKAAK from the coding sequence ATGTCTGCAAAGCAGGAACTGGGGTTCATCGGCGTCGGCCGCATGGGCATCCATATGGCCGGACGGCTGCTTGAGGCCGGCTACGGCGTTACCGTGTTCGATCTCAACGAAACCAACGTCGCCCGTCTCGTGCAACGCGGCGCCAAGCGCGCGGCCTCGCCCGCCGAGGTGGCCTCCACCGCCGAAACGGTGCTCGCCAGCCTGCCGACTCCGGACATCGTCAAGGCGGTGGCGGCGGAAGTCGCCACCGGCTCGAAGGTGAAGACGTTCATCGACCTGTCCACCACCGGTCCGGTGGCGGCCAAGGAAGTCGCGGCCGTGCTCGCGGCCAAGGGCATCGCCGCGGTCGACGCGCCGGTGAGCGGCGGCCCGAGCGGCGCCGAGAAGGGCACCGTCGCCGTGATGGTTGCCTGTCCGAAGGACCTGGCGGAAACGCTGCGGCCGGTTGTCGAGGTCATCGGCAAGATGTTCTGGGTCGGCGCCGAGCCGGGTCAGGGCCAGGCGATGAAGCTCGTCAACAACATCCTCTCCGCCACCGCCGTCGCCATGACGTCCGAAGCGCTCGCGATGGGCGCCAAGGCCGGCCTCGACGCCGACACCATGATCGCCGTCATCAACTCCGGCAGCGGCCGCAACACGGCGACCGAGGACAAGTTCCCACGCTGCGTGCTGAACCGGCGCTTCGACTTCGGTTTCGCCATCGGCCTGATGCACAAGGACGCCAAGCTTGCGGTCCAGTTCGCCGAGTCTCTCGGCGTGCCGATGATCGTCGGCAATGCGGTGAACCAGTTGCTGTCGATCACGGAGTCGATCGAAGGCTTCAACGGCGACCTGACCACGACGGCCCGCACCGTCGAGAAATGGGCCGGCGTCGAGATCAAGGGCAAGGCGGCAAAGTAA
- a CDS encoding MmgE/PrpD family protein: MSNDQPLALQLASFANETKTSVIPSEALERAKMSLASTVASAAMGQSISSARIIRDLDLRNGGVPDATLWFVGTKLPAVAAARVNAVASDAAASDDSDLRSIAHIGTIVSATSVALGEKLGTSGIDMLAAMVVGYEIAGRIDEALTPGRMQRGFHGSVSTVFGGTVAAGRLLGLTTLQMGHAIALAATSIGGMAISADTSCGREYHAGCSAAAGLQAALAAQAGFEGELGVLDKPRGFLSAMGGQALEDITRDLGASWDIVTDMAIKLMPGAHPFHATAEAASDAARLGKVDPRDVDKIMISSSVQWTKFKGDPHPRNLVDAAHSLYYFVAASIADGRFSWEHMTAEKMADPVIAALQDKVTFDPNPAPLPDRFPHRHGGTVIITMKNGQEFRSTCKAPRGSGPRGVEWSDVEDKYRALVPLSGLSGNRIDTSLALIRNFEQGSPSAQLTSLISLA, translated from the coding sequence ATGAGCAACGACCAGCCGCTGGCTCTGCAACTCGCCAGCTTTGCGAACGAGACCAAAACCTCCGTTATTCCGTCCGAGGCGCTCGAGCGCGCGAAAATGAGTCTGGCGAGTACGGTCGCGAGCGCGGCGATGGGGCAAAGTATTTCGTCAGCCCGCATCATCCGCGACCTCGATCTGCGAAACGGCGGCGTGCCGGACGCGACGCTCTGGTTCGTCGGCACGAAGCTGCCGGCGGTAGCGGCCGCGCGCGTCAATGCCGTGGCGAGCGATGCCGCCGCGAGCGACGACAGCGACCTGCGCAGCATCGCGCATATTGGCACGATCGTTTCGGCCACGTCGGTCGCGCTCGGCGAGAAGCTCGGCACGTCCGGGATCGACATGCTGGCCGCGATGGTGGTCGGCTACGAAATCGCCGGCCGCATTGATGAGGCGCTGACGCCTGGACGCATGCAGCGCGGCTTTCATGGCTCGGTCTCGACGGTGTTCGGCGGCACGGTCGCAGCCGGCCGTCTTCTCGGGCTCACCACGTTGCAGATGGGACATGCCATCGCGCTGGCGGCGACCTCGATCGGCGGCATGGCGATATCGGCCGACACCAGTTGCGGCCGCGAGTATCACGCCGGTTGTTCGGCGGCGGCCGGACTGCAGGCTGCGTTGGCCGCGCAGGCGGGCTTCGAGGGCGAGCTTGGCGTTCTCGACAAGCCGCGCGGTTTTCTCTCCGCCATGGGCGGTCAGGCGCTTGAGGACATCACGCGCGATCTCGGGGCCTCGTGGGATATCGTCACCGATATGGCGATCAAGTTGATGCCGGGCGCGCATCCGTTCCATGCCACGGCGGAGGCGGCGTCGGATGCCGCGCGCCTTGGCAAGGTCGATCCGCGCGACGTCGACAAGATCATGATCTCGTCGTCCGTGCAGTGGACCAAGTTCAAGGGCGACCCGCATCCGCGCAATCTCGTCGACGCGGCGCACAGCCTTTACTATTTCGTTGCGGCTTCGATTGCCGACGGTCGCTTCAGTTGGGAGCACATGACGGCAGAGAAGATGGCGGATCCTGTCATCGCCGCTCTGCAAGATAAAGTGACGTTCGACCCCAACCCGGCGCCGTTGCCAGATCGTTTCCCGCATCGTCATGGCGGCACCGTCATTATCACCATGAAGAATGGTCAGGAATTCCGCAGCACCTGCAAGGCGCCGCGCGGCTCCGGTCCGCGCGGAGTCGAATGGAGCGATGTCGAGGACAAATATCGTGCGCTGGTGCCGCTATCGGGGCTTTCCGGCAACCGGATTGACACCAGCCTGGCCCTGATCCGCAACTTCGAGCAGGGCAGTCCGTCGGCGCAGCTTACGTCGCTGATCAGCTTGGCCTGA